The following proteins are encoded in a genomic region of Periophthalmus magnuspinnatus isolate fPerMag1 chromosome 23, fPerMag1.2.pri, whole genome shotgun sequence:
- the tspan11 gene encoding tetraspanin-11 isoform X2: MSAVYKDDQEDWLTVCLKYLLFVFNFLFWLGGAAVLGVGVWTLIEKSDYLSLLASSTFAVSAYILILAGSLVVLTGFLGCCAVIREQKSCLSTYFFLLLLIFLIELVAGVLAYVYYQRLSEELKQHLSHTMTENYAQPEKDAITLAVDRLQQDFKCCGSNNSHDWTVSAYMLSKESEGRVVPDSCCKTMTPFCGKRDHPSNIYKVEGGCITKLEKFLADHLLVIGAVGIGVACLQICGMVLTCCLYKRIKMEPY; this comes from the exons atgtctgCGGTTTACAAAGATGACCAGGAGGACTGGCTCACTGTGTGTCTCAAGTACTTGCTTTTTGTCTTCAACTTTCTCTTCTGG TTGGGGGGAGCTGCAGTTCTGGGTGTGGGAGTTTGGACTCTGATCGAGAAGAGCGACTACTTGAGTCTGCTGGCATCCAGTACTTTTGCAGTGTCAGCTTATATCCTGATCCTGGCAGGCAGTCTGGTGGTGCTCACTGGTTTCTTGGGCTGTTGTGCTGTGATCCGCGAACAGAAGAGCTGCCTCTCAACA TATTTCTTCCTACTCCTGCTGATATTCCTTATTGAACTTGTGGCTGGAGTATTGGCTTATGTCTACTACCAAAGG CTAAGTGAAGAGTTAAAACAGCATCTTAGTCATACTATGACTGAAAACTATGCCCAACCAGAAAAGGATGCCATCACATTAGCTGTGGACAGACTGCAACAGGAT ttcaaatgtTGTGGAAGTAACAACTCTCATGACTGGACCGTAAGTGCCTACATGCTGTCAAAAGAATCAGAAGGCAGAGTGGTGCCTGACAGCTGCTGTAAAACTATGACTCCTTTTTGTGGAAAAAGAGATCACCCCTCCAACATCTACAAAGTCGAG GGAGGATGTATAACAAAGTTGGAGAAGTTTCTTGCAGATCATTTGTTGGTCATCGGAGCTGTGGGGATTGGAGTGGCTTGTCTGCAG
- the tspan11 gene encoding tetraspanin-11 isoform X1 — MSAVYKDDQEDWLTVCLKYLLFVFNFLFWLGGAAVLGVGVWTLIEKSDYLSLLASSTFAVSAYILILAGSLVVLTGFLGCCAVIREQKSCLSTYFFLLLLIFLIELVAGVLAYVYYQRLSEELKQHLSHTMTENYAQPEKDAITLAVDRLQQDFKCCGSNNSHDWTVSAYMLSKESEGRVVPDSCCKTMTPFCGKRDHPSNIYKVEGGCITKLEKFLADHLLVIGAVGIGVACLQLAGALLTACFIYLLYKEEEEDFNTL; from the exons atgtctgCGGTTTACAAAGATGACCAGGAGGACTGGCTCACTGTGTGTCTCAAGTACTTGCTTTTTGTCTTCAACTTTCTCTTCTGG TTGGGGGGAGCTGCAGTTCTGGGTGTGGGAGTTTGGACTCTGATCGAGAAGAGCGACTACTTGAGTCTGCTGGCATCCAGTACTTTTGCAGTGTCAGCTTATATCCTGATCCTGGCAGGCAGTCTGGTGGTGCTCACTGGTTTCTTGGGCTGTTGTGCTGTGATCCGCGAACAGAAGAGCTGCCTCTCAACA TATTTCTTCCTACTCCTGCTGATATTCCTTATTGAACTTGTGGCTGGAGTATTGGCTTATGTCTACTACCAAAGG CTAAGTGAAGAGTTAAAACAGCATCTTAGTCATACTATGACTGAAAACTATGCCCAACCAGAAAAGGATGCCATCACATTAGCTGTGGACAGACTGCAACAGGAT ttcaaatgtTGTGGAAGTAACAACTCTCATGACTGGACCGTAAGTGCCTACATGCTGTCAAAAGAATCAGAAGGCAGAGTGGTGCCTGACAGCTGCTGTAAAACTATGACTCCTTTTTGTGGAAAAAGAGATCACCCCTCCAACATCTACAAAGTCGAG GGAGGATGTATAACAAAGTTGGAGAAGTTTCTTGCAGATCATTTGTTGGTCATCGGAGCTGTGGGGATTGGAGTGGCTTGTCTGCAG